A window of Haliscomenobacter hydrossis DSM 1100 contains these coding sequences:
- a CDS encoding tetratricopeptide repeat protein: MYRISFLLLILFFSFACAKKQTDQTTMTVNDIPLLLDRNEAIQNGQEWSDVQSYYGTSRQALLANPEDYEAALKLVYVFVNEARITGEHGHYYPAALKMTEYILNKPELEKDLKFRALAAKAGVQLSLHDFKNALKTGTEAMKLNPYNAQNYGVLVDANVELGNYEEAVKMADKMVSIRPDLRSYARVSYLREIHGDVDGAIEAMKLAVDAGFPGQEQTCWSRLTLGNLYKQYGQLDAAEGEYRTILQERPKYPFAIAALAEVAIERKKYGEAEQLLKDAANIIPEVGFYEALAKVYKLQGKKEACEQTVQEIWPMLADDEAHGHNMNLEYASIYAEVVGDLKKALKYALKEYEIRPDNIDVNRKLALIYQDMGNSSKAVEHMAKAAKTNSKHPELKQLAIKG; the protein is encoded by the coding sequence ATGTACCGCATCTCTTTCCTTCTCCTTATCCTTTTCTTTTCGTTTGCTTGTGCCAAGAAGCAAACCGACCAAACGACCATGACGGTCAACGACATTCCCTTGTTGCTCGACCGCAATGAAGCCATCCAAAACGGCCAGGAATGGTCGGATGTACAAAGTTATTACGGGACTTCGCGCCAGGCTTTGCTGGCCAATCCCGAAGATTACGAGGCTGCCCTCAAACTGGTGTACGTATTCGTCAACGAAGCGCGCATCACGGGTGAACACGGCCATTATTACCCTGCTGCACTGAAAATGACCGAATATATTCTGAACAAGCCCGAACTCGAAAAAGACCTCAAATTCCGTGCTCTGGCGGCCAAAGCAGGGGTACAACTCTCTCTGCACGACTTCAAAAATGCCCTCAAAACGGGTACTGAAGCCATGAAGCTCAATCCCTACAACGCCCAAAATTACGGCGTGCTTGTAGATGCCAATGTTGAGTTGGGCAATTACGAAGAAGCAGTGAAAATGGCCGATAAAATGGTTTCTATTCGTCCGGATTTGCGCTCTTATGCCCGGGTATCCTACCTCCGTGAAATCCACGGGGATGTAGATGGTGCGATCGAAGCCATGAAATTGGCCGTAGATGCCGGTTTTCCAGGACAGGAGCAAACTTGCTGGTCTCGCCTAACCCTCGGCAATTTGTACAAACAATACGGCCAACTTGACGCCGCGGAAGGGGAATACCGCACCATATTACAAGAGCGCCCTAAATATCCGTTCGCCATTGCCGCCCTGGCCGAGGTGGCCATTGAGCGCAAAAAATACGGCGAAGCCGAGCAATTGCTGAAAGACGCTGCCAACATCATTCCCGAAGTGGGTTTTTATGAAGCGTTGGCCAAAGTATACAAACTCCAGGGCAAAAAAGAAGCTTGTGAACAAACCGTTCAGGAAATCTGGCCCATGTTGGCCGATGATGAAGCGCATGGTCACAACATGAACCTGGAGTACGCCAGCATTTATGCCGAGGTGGTGGGTGACCTAAAAAAGGCATTGAAATACGCGCTGAAAGAATATGAAATCCGTCCGGACAACATTGATGTCAACCGCAAACTGGCCCTCATTTACCAGGATATGGGCAATTCAAGCAAAGCCGTTGAGCACATGGCTAAGGCTGCAAAGACAAATTCCAAACATCCCGAGTTGAAACAATTGGCTATTAAAGGATAA
- a CDS encoding DUF4331 domain-containing protein, with protein sequence MRRYSILSLLFVMASWFVQASSHREAPLIANDPLADNTDVYAFRSPDKPNTITIIANYIPAELPQGGPNYNTFGENIRYEIHIDNDASKPGDELVYRFTFKRVNEDPTTFFNIRLGKQNLKTTYTMERSIDGGKTFQVVLSDGYVPPANIGPRSIGGGAGLNTTYAALMQKGIMNSSSGETVFCGPVDDPFFVDLGGVFDLGNLPRQGGQKIRDGIGMYNVHSIAIQIPIATLLKAGAPAEPRNILDADYVIGVWASASRRAMRTLKVDGSAPTEEGEWVQVSRLGMPLTNEAVIPIGMKDYWNSITPYDELADVTLDDFFFNPELALYMDDSRFGGAVPAFKKLRIQRKSLGSFDFGYGRDGLWGLKGNAALAGTALDDAVFGTLLLPGPGKARSVDLWPIFHTGAPNLAPYQLATGKNGNPLAPGKPFIHNFLPNGGDMLRLNMAVPVTSRTGGDFSPLGLVQAAVLGLTDPTYNTTTDLQFIPNMDGFPNGRRLEDDVTRIELQAVSGVVLAAVGLWYDDFKTGGSPVTNQLLNVLTYTTGVEKNDKAFQVTFPYVAAPWAGTEVN encoded by the coding sequence ATGCGACGTTATTCCATTTTATCACTTTTGTTCGTCATGGCATCATGGTTCGTGCAGGCTTCCAGCCACCGCGAAGCTCCATTGATTGCCAACGACCCACTGGCCGATAACACGGATGTGTACGCTTTCCGAAGCCCGGACAAGCCAAACACCATCACGATTATTGCCAATTACATTCCAGCGGAACTGCCACAGGGTGGCCCAAACTACAACACCTTTGGCGAAAACATCCGCTATGAAATTCACATCGATAACGACGCCTCCAAACCTGGCGACGAGCTCGTGTACCGCTTTACCTTTAAGCGAGTGAATGAGGATCCTACCACCTTTTTCAACATTCGTTTGGGTAAACAGAACCTCAAGACCACCTATACGATGGAACGCAGCATCGACGGTGGAAAAACTTTTCAGGTAGTATTGAGCGACGGTTATGTACCACCAGCCAACATCGGTCCACGCTCCATCGGCGGCGGTGCTGGTTTGAACACCACTTACGCGGCTTTGATGCAAAAAGGCATCATGAACAGTAGCTCAGGTGAAACCGTATTCTGTGGTCCCGTAGACGATCCATTCTTTGTGGATTTGGGTGGCGTATTTGACCTGGGCAACTTGCCCCGTCAAGGCGGCCAAAAGATCAGAGACGGCATCGGCATGTACAATGTACACAGCATCGCGATCCAGATCCCCATTGCTACTTTGCTCAAAGCGGGTGCTCCAGCTGAGCCACGCAACATCCTGGATGCAGACTATGTAATTGGGGTATGGGCTTCGGCTAGCCGCCGTGCTATGCGCACCTTGAAAGTAGACGGCAGTGCCCCAACGGAAGAAGGAGAGTGGGTTCAAGTGTCTCGTCTGGGTATGCCCCTGACCAACGAAGCCGTGATTCCCATTGGCATGAAAGATTATTGGAACTCGATCACTCCTTACGATGAATTGGCGGATGTAACGTTGGACGATTTCTTCTTCAACCCAGAGTTGGCTTTGTACATGGATGACTCACGCTTCGGCGGTGCGGTTCCTGCGTTCAAAAAACTGCGCATTCAGCGCAAGTCATTGGGCAGTTTCGACTTTGGATATGGCCGCGACGGACTTTGGGGTTTGAAAGGCAATGCTGCCCTGGCGGGTACAGCGCTGGACGATGCCGTATTTGGCACCCTGTTATTGCCTGGCCCTGGCAAAGCCCGTTCAGTTGACCTTTGGCCAATTTTCCACACGGGCGCACCCAACCTGGCGCCTTACCAATTGGCCACGGGTAAAAATGGCAACCCATTGGCACCAGGCAAACCTTTCATCCACAACTTCCTGCCCAACGGTGGCGATATGTTGCGCTTGAACATGGCCGTACCTGTAACCAGCCGTACTGGTGGCGATTTTAGCCCTCTGGGTTTGGTACAAGCAGCAGTTTTGGGTTTGACCGATCCTACGTACAACACTACGACTGATCTGCAATTCATTCCCAACATGGATGGCTTCCCCAATGGACGTCGTTTGGAAGATGACGTAACCCGCATCGAGTTGCAAGCAGTTTCTGGAGTAGTACTTGCCGCTGTTGGTTTGTGGTACGACGATTTCAAAACCGGAGGTAGCCCAGTAACCAACCAATTGCTGAACGTCCTGACTTACACCACGGGTGTAGAGAAAAACGATAAGGCATTTCAAGTTACCTTCCCTTACGTTGCGGCTCCCTGGGCTGGCACCGAGGTAAATTAA
- a CDS encoding sulfatase-like hydrolase/transferase, translated as MINKILPVFGLLFLTYTTHAQRNVILIIADDLGTDYCGFYENHLDTAAMPNVRRLLARGVRFRNAWSNPLCSPTRAGILTGRYSFRTGVGNAIGGAGSAVLDTAEITIPKLLNRYAANGIAKSNIGKWHLHTAMPNTNWVFPNRMGYDHFEGNFLGAISSFSNWTKIKNGVSSNVTTYATTETANNAISWIKSQGNKPFFLWLAFNAPHTPHHLPPTSLHSYQNLSGTTADIAANPKSYFKASVEALDHEIGRLFDSLQASGKWNNTDIIFIGDNGNESSVAQSRGGAKGSIDQEGVGVPFIISGPSVVNPNRVSDALVSTHDLFATILELFGYTDWPSQIPANKPVDSRSVLPILKNQLTEVRSWVFTEVFKNPSVAGDGKTMRNKEYKLLDFDNGTQKIFHISSDPTESNDLLLGTLDATAMSNYTALCSEMTKLLGTAGFCNLTTPTTDLADERKKLRIYPNPVFDFLRLEHAQGDEQYRVLNVLGQILYAGAGIQKQNLRDLDAGVYFLEIVGKERTVLRFLKR; from the coding sequence ATGATCAACAAGATCCTGCCCGTTTTCGGCTTATTGTTCCTGACGTACACTACCCATGCCCAGCGCAACGTCATCCTGATCATTGCCGACGACCTGGGTACTGACTACTGCGGTTTTTACGAAAACCACCTGGATACGGCGGCCATGCCCAACGTACGTCGCTTATTGGCGCGAGGTGTTCGCTTTCGGAATGCCTGGTCGAACCCACTCTGCTCCCCTACCCGGGCGGGAATATTAACGGGGCGTTACAGCTTCCGCACGGGAGTAGGCAATGCCATAGGTGGTGCTGGTTCAGCCGTTTTGGATACTGCCGAAATCACCATCCCCAAACTCCTCAACCGCTACGCAGCCAACGGCATCGCCAAGTCCAACATCGGCAAATGGCACTTACATACGGCCATGCCGAATACCAATTGGGTTTTCCCCAACCGCATGGGTTACGACCATTTTGAAGGTAATTTCCTGGGTGCGATCAGCAGCTTCAGCAACTGGACCAAGATAAAAAACGGGGTATCCAGCAACGTGACCACCTACGCTACCACCGAAACGGCGAACAACGCCATCTCCTGGATCAAAAGCCAGGGCAACAAACCCTTTTTCCTCTGGCTGGCCTTCAATGCGCCGCATACGCCGCACCATTTACCGCCCACGAGTTTACATTCCTACCAGAACCTGAGTGGCACGACTGCCGATATTGCAGCCAATCCGAAGTCGTACTTCAAAGCCTCGGTGGAGGCGCTCGACCACGAAATTGGACGCTTGTTCGACTCACTGCAAGCCTCGGGTAAATGGAACAATACCGACATCATTTTTATTGGCGACAATGGGAATGAAAGTTCGGTCGCCCAAAGTCGGGGTGGGGCCAAAGGGAGCATTGACCAGGAAGGGGTAGGCGTTCCTTTCATCATTTCCGGCCCTTCCGTAGTGAACCCCAACCGGGTGAGTGACGCCTTGGTGAGTACGCATGATTTATTTGCCACCATCCTGGAGCTGTTTGGCTATACAGATTGGCCCAGCCAAATTCCCGCCAACAAACCCGTGGATAGCCGCAGCGTCCTGCCCATCCTCAAAAACCAATTGACCGAAGTGCGTAGCTGGGTATTTACCGAGGTATTTAAAAACCCCAGCGTTGCGGGCGATGGCAAAACCATGCGCAACAAGGAGTATAAATTGCTGGATTTTGACAATGGCACTCAAAAAATTTTCCACATCTCCAGCGACCCTACCGAAAGTAATGATTTGCTGCTCGGCACGCTGGATGCTACGGCCATGAGCAATTACACAGCCTTGTGTAGCGAAATGACAAAGCTGTTGGGCACAGCTGGTTTTTGTAACCTGACTACGCCCACCACCGACCTTGCGGATGAGCGCAAAAAACTGCGGATTTATCCAAATCCAGTGTTTGATTTCCTAAGGCTTGAACATGCGCAGGGTGATGAGCAGTATCGGGTATTGAATGTCCTGGGGCAGATATTGTACGCTGGAGCGGGCATTCAAAAGCAAAATCTGCGTGACTTGGACGCGGGAGTTTATTTTTTGGAGATAGTGGGAAAGGAAAGGACGGTGCTGCGGTTTTTGAAAAGGTAA
- a CDS encoding SdpI family protein: MKKLFAKMEWILLLITLAPSLLLYWFWEKIPQTIATHYNLYGEADDWNDKSVLLGLIPGMSILLYLILLLVPLIDPKKRIESMGGKYFALRVVVLSMISSISIIFLLSAVYPNLDFRAGLFPILSIFLILMGNYLQALKPNYFIGIRTPWALNDEKNWQLTHRLGGRVYMLGGLILLLASFFLGELGFYTVFLVGMLLIVFIPVIYSFWLFAFGKTAQ; this comes from the coding sequence ATGAAAAAGTTGTTTGCAAAAATGGAGTGGATTTTGTTGCTCATTACTTTGGCTCCCTCTTTATTGTTGTACTGGTTTTGGGAAAAAATCCCCCAGACTATTGCCACCCATTACAACCTCTACGGAGAGGCTGACGACTGGAACGATAAAAGTGTGCTGCTGGGGTTGATCCCGGGCATGTCGATTTTATTGTATTTGATTTTGTTGTTGGTGCCACTCATCGATCCCAAAAAACGCATCGAAAGTATGGGGGGAAAATATTTTGCACTGCGGGTGGTGGTGCTGTCCATGATTTCATCCATTTCCATCATTTTTCTATTGTCCGCAGTGTATCCAAACCTGGATTTTCGCGCCGGGCTCTTCCCCATTTTGTCCATTTTTTTGATCCTGATGGGCAATTACTTGCAAGCACTAAAACCGAATTATTTTATCGGCATTCGTACCCCCTGGGCACTAAACGACGAAAAAAACTGGCAGCTCACGCATCGCCTGGGCGGACGGGTGTACATGTTGGGGGGCCTTATTTTGTTGTTGGCTTCTTTTTTTCTGGGCGAGCTGGGCTTTTATACCGTCTTCCTGGTTGGTATGCTGCTCATCGTCTTCATCCCGGTCATTTATTCATTTTGGCTCTTTGCTTTTGGTAAAACTGCTCAATAA
- a CDS encoding sensor histidine kinase: MFYHELNSQGKLSQTINEFVFQDSRGFTWISSIDGLNRYDGINVEVYKTNKSKNSIQGHNIQSGFFEDKEGNIWFCTYEAINCYRPESNDFLHHQLDIKGEKINTDYHIFHFEKGSSTLWVKIGEAIYTFDTQQKIFTKTDIQGPLGLRFLVWENKKSGKVESIWTWSFIDSTLVEIYPGRKVRLQPIVNYDRVIQKAIIQNPDSLWVLTSLGLNCASRQGDGQFLSRLITPPGLMPGVIPLSMLAIGSGKLLLWLSDGSLATYHISHNRILRRWYLHAFNPLVRSEAIGRNMYLDPQDNIWLSIPGLGLRYANLSRKTFEFISLTTPGSQEKIKIEALGMLNNGTLLFVDKHERLKVYVPETGFIEPQNVQILKDHVVYAIVIDAQDYAYLFTLNAIFVYNSKKNWLDKLSGNTLNLMTATKLKNGQVLGTTYPSLQLMNWQLAAPHASRPIKGLEKGPQFFNNIFQDRMGTVYLPFNDQHILAGKLIRDSFVLSKKIEIKGTVNGYYSDPRQDKIWIATSYGLFIVNTKNWSWKTVLSKDRSTQQYILGMLPDPNGQLWLSTHNGLFRFDHKTGKSKRFDVIDGLPDIEFLSRAGILCADGKMLFGTRNGLVYFDPMKVSPLKYAPKVVLLEFKANNENKDSLQKTLRQGTIKLPFRSAISFRFQGIEYSDPQNIQLSYYMYPQEKQWINLSNTQGSVRYAELPAGQYTLRLRATSANGVLSKEELRYTIIIAKPFYQTIVFIIGALLGMAILVYALSKLLARRQLNTQRKKQVLLEEERNRMMEDLHDGIGFDLTAIKAISEKSMLVVDDQKFKEQFEKVFTRTQDAIRTMGEVFKATDEQYSSLGGFFDWVQEKVTTFSQDLEMSLSIIAPVESLETTIGPEARQNLWLVIKETLNNMAKHADATQVNLIFKASKNQVIIEIQDNGKGFDPETLRKGRGMRNMPKRMRNIGGSFEVLPQAQGTLVKLSAPISSIPAAKRNIFSGVKK; this comes from the coding sequence TTGTTTTATCATGAGCTCAATAGTCAGGGGAAGCTCTCCCAAACCATCAATGAGTTTGTTTTCCAGGACTCGCGTGGCTTTACCTGGATCAGTTCAATCGATGGACTTAATCGTTATGATGGCATTAATGTTGAAGTGTATAAAACGAACAAAAGCAAAAATTCCATTCAAGGCCACAACATTCAAAGTGGTTTTTTTGAGGACAAAGAGGGGAACATCTGGTTCTGTACTTATGAAGCAATCAATTGTTATCGCCCTGAGTCCAACGATTTTTTGCACCATCAACTGGATATAAAAGGAGAAAAAATCAATACGGACTACCATATCTTTCATTTTGAAAAAGGAAGTTCTACATTATGGGTAAAGATTGGTGAAGCCATTTATACTTTTGATACCCAACAAAAAATCTTTACTAAAACTGATATTCAAGGGCCGCTGGGCTTGCGGTTTTTGGTGTGGGAGAACAAAAAAAGCGGGAAAGTTGAATCTATCTGGACATGGTCATTCATAGATTCAACGCTTGTGGAAATATATCCGGGTAGGAAAGTAAGACTACAACCCATCGTCAATTATGATCGAGTTATTCAAAAAGCCATCATACAAAACCCCGATTCTTTGTGGGTACTGACTTCCCTTGGCTTGAACTGTGCCAGCAGGCAGGGCGATGGGCAATTTTTGAGCCGCTTGATTACTCCTCCCGGATTGATGCCTGGAGTTATTCCTTTAAGCATGCTTGCCATTGGATCAGGGAAGTTGTTGTTGTGGCTATCGGATGGAAGTTTGGCAACATATCACATATCACATAACCGCATACTAAGGCGCTGGTATTTGCACGCCTTTAACCCTTTGGTACGCTCGGAAGCGATAGGAAGGAATATGTACCTGGATCCGCAGGACAATATCTGGCTCTCCATTCCCGGTTTAGGCCTTCGCTATGCCAATTTGAGTCGAAAAACATTTGAATTTATCTCACTAACAACCCCGGGCAGCCAGGAAAAAATCAAAATAGAGGCGCTTGGAATGCTGAATAACGGCACCTTACTCTTTGTGGATAAACACGAACGCCTAAAGGTGTACGTTCCGGAAACAGGTTTTATTGAACCGCAAAATGTACAAATTCTAAAAGATCATGTGGTATATGCTATAGTCATTGATGCACAAGACTATGCCTATTTGTTTACCCTTAATGCCATTTTTGTTTACAACAGCAAAAAGAACTGGCTTGACAAGTTGAGTGGAAATACATTAAACTTGATGACTGCTACAAAACTCAAAAATGGCCAAGTACTTGGCACTACCTATCCTTCTCTACAACTCATGAATTGGCAACTTGCTGCGCCACATGCGTCCAGGCCCATCAAAGGGTTGGAAAAGGGGCCACAATTTTTCAATAACATTTTTCAGGATCGTATGGGTACGGTGTACTTACCATTCAATGACCAACACATTCTGGCAGGCAAACTCATTCGGGATAGTTTTGTGTTGAGCAAAAAAATTGAAATCAAAGGAACAGTCAATGGGTATTATAGCGATCCTCGCCAAGATAAGATTTGGATAGCCACTTCCTACGGTCTATTCATCGTCAATACAAAAAATTGGAGTTGGAAGACCGTACTTTCCAAAGACCGAAGTACTCAACAATACATTTTGGGTATGCTGCCCGATCCAAACGGGCAACTTTGGCTGAGTACCCACAATGGATTGTTTCGTTTTGACCACAAAACCGGAAAGAGCAAAAGGTTTGATGTCATCGATGGTTTGCCTGATATTGAGTTTTTGAGTCGAGCTGGAATCTTATGTGCAGATGGAAAAATGCTCTTTGGTACGCGCAATGGCCTGGTTTATTTTGATCCGATGAAGGTATCGCCTTTGAAATATGCACCAAAGGTAGTCTTACTTGAATTTAAAGCAAACAACGAGAACAAAGACAGTTTGCAAAAAACTTTGCGTCAAGGCACAATAAAGCTCCCTTTTAGGTCTGCAATATCTTTCCGGTTTCAGGGAATTGAATACAGTGACCCTCAGAATATTCAACTATCTTATTACATGTATCCTCAGGAAAAGCAATGGATAAATCTTAGCAATACCCAGGGCAGTGTAAGGTATGCCGAATTGCCTGCCGGGCAATATACCCTTAGGTTGCGCGCTACCAGTGCCAATGGGGTTTTGAGTAAGGAGGAACTGAGGTATACCATCATTATCGCAAAACCATTTTATCAAACTATTGTCTTTATAATTGGCGCATTATTGGGGATGGCTATTTTGGTTTATGCGCTGAGCAAACTTCTTGCCAGAAGGCAACTTAACACCCAAAGGAAAAAACAAGTACTATTAGAAGAAGAACGCAACCGTATGATGGAAGATTTACACGATGGCATTGGTTTTGATCTTACGGCCATTAAAGCCATTAGCGAAAAATCCATGTTGGTTGTAGACGATCAAAAATTTAAGGAACAATTTGAAAAAGTGTTCACCCGAACTCAGGATGCCATTCGCACCATGGGAGAAGTCTTCAAGGCAACTGATGAGCAATATAGCAGCTTAGGGGGATTTTTTGACTGGGTTCAAGAAAAAGTGACTACCTTTTCACAGGACTTAGAAATGAGCTTGTCGATTATAGCACCCGTTGAAAGTTTAGAAACGACAATTGGGCCAGAAGCACGACAAAATCTTTGGTTGGTCATCAAAGAAACCTTGAACAATATGGCCAAACATGCTGATGCGACCCAGGTGAACTTAATTTTCAAAGCAAGTAAAAACCAGGTTATCATCGAAATTCAGGACAATGGCAAAGGTTTTGATCCTGAAACACTTCGCAAAGGTCGTGGCATGCGTAATATGCCCAAACGAATGAGGAACATTGGGGGCTCCTTCGAAGTACTACCCCAGGCACAAGGTACTTTAGTTAAATTGAGCGCTCCGATTAGTTCCATTCCAGCTGCAAAGCGAAATATATTTAGCGGCGTCAAAAAATAG
- a CDS encoding DUF4331 family protein has translation MKNFFKSILCLTLLAFSASLFASSHREAPLIADDPLADNTDLYVFRSPDETGMITIIANFIPFQLPQGGPNYYNFGQNIRYEIHVDNNAAIPGDEITYRFTFKLVNEDPTTFFNIRLGKQNLKATYTLERSMDGGKSFQVIVRNGVVPPPNVGARSISSGVGLNSRYSDLVDKAITTSSTGEKIFCGTADDPFFVDLGGIFDLGDAPRQGAKARDGVKCFNVSTIAIQVPIRTLLKKGAFYLPKNILDPDYVIGVWASASRPALRTLSKGKETHTGDWVQVSRLGMPLTNEAVIPIGYKDYWNALTPYQELGDTLLDNFFYNPELALYMDDDLFGSAVPAFKQLRIQRKSLGSFDFGYGKDGLYGLKGNPALNGTALDDKVFGTLLLPGPGKARSVDLWPIFHTGAPNLPPYQLATGKGGNPLAPGKPFINNFLPNGGDMLRLNMAVPPTRRTDPNFSTLGLVQAAVLGLTAPKYKGNRSLEFIPNMDGFPNGRRLEDDVTRIELQAVSGVVLAAIGLWYDDFTGKNPVSTDLIDVLSYTTGVEKNDIAFKRTFPYVALPWAGDGKCGGTEVASTAATLANAQVGESSLLNIPKVVAAVYPNPIREDLTFNVKSQGENQIQIDLYDLNGRKISTITTGTVYEGENSIQAKLPLGLANGNYIARIIDKNGSVLQNVKLVKVN, from the coding sequence ATGAAAAACTTTTTTAAATCCATACTTTGTCTAACCCTGCTGGCCTTCAGCGCATCGCTGTTTGCCTCCAGCCACCGGGAAGCTCCGCTGATTGCGGATGATCCCTTGGCAGACAACACCGATTTGTACGTCTTCCGCAGCCCGGACGAAACCGGGATGATCACCATCATCGCCAACTTTATACCGTTTCAATTGCCCCAAGGTGGCCCCAATTATTACAATTTTGGGCAAAACATCCGCTACGAAATCCACGTTGACAACAACGCCGCGATTCCTGGCGACGAGATCACCTATCGCTTTACTTTCAAGCTGGTGAATGAAGATCCAACCACTTTCTTCAACATCCGCTTGGGCAAACAGAACCTGAAGGCAACCTACACCCTCGAGCGCAGCATGGATGGGGGGAAAAGCTTCCAGGTGATTGTACGGAATGGTGTTGTGCCTCCGCCCAATGTGGGCGCTCGTTCTATCTCCAGCGGAGTTGGCTTGAACAGCCGCTATTCAGATTTGGTAGACAAAGCCATTACCACTTCTTCTACTGGGGAGAAGATCTTCTGTGGCACTGCCGACGATCCATTCTTTGTAGACCTGGGTGGAATTTTTGACTTGGGCGATGCTCCACGTCAAGGTGCAAAAGCACGGGATGGTGTCAAGTGCTTCAACGTAAGTACCATTGCCATCCAGGTGCCCATTCGCACGCTGCTCAAAAAAGGCGCTTTCTATTTGCCAAAGAATATCCTGGACCCAGATTATGTGATTGGGGTATGGGCTTCGGCCAGCCGTCCAGCTTTGCGCACTTTGTCCAAAGGCAAAGAAACCCATACGGGTGACTGGGTACAAGTATCTCGCTTGGGCATGCCTTTGACCAACGAAGCGGTAATTCCAATTGGTTACAAAGACTATTGGAATGCCCTCACGCCCTACCAGGAACTTGGTGATACACTGCTGGACAATTTCTTCTACAACCCAGAATTGGCACTGTACATGGATGACGACTTGTTTGGCTCTGCCGTTCCGGCTTTCAAGCAATTGCGGATTCAACGCAAATCATTGGGTTCGTTTGACTTCGGTTACGGCAAAGATGGTTTGTATGGACTCAAAGGGAATCCTGCGCTGAATGGAACAGCGCTTGATGATAAGGTGTTTGGTACATTGTTGCTTCCTGGCCCAGGGAAAGCCCGCTCCGTCGATCTTTGGCCGATCTTCCACACGGGTGCTCCGAACCTCCCCCCATACCAATTGGCAACGGGCAAGGGCGGAAATCCTCTGGCGCCAGGCAAGCCTTTTATCAACAACTTCCTGCCCAATGGTGGGGATATGTTGCGCCTCAACATGGCCGTACCTCCTACTCGCCGTACCGATCCAAACTTCAGTACCTTGGGCTTGGTACAAGCAGCAGTATTGGGCTTGACAGCGCCAAAATACAAAGGCAACCGCAGTTTGGAATTCATCCCGAACATGGATGGATTCCCGAATGGTCGCCGCCTGGAGGATGACGTGACCCGCATCGAATTGCAGGCTGTTTCCGGGGTAGTATTGGCCGCTATCGGTTTGTGGTACGATGATTTTACGGGCAAAAACCCAGTGAGCACCGACCTGATTGACGTGTTGTCCTATACGACCGGAGTTGAGAAAAACGACATCGCTTTCAAGCGTACTTTCCCTTACGTTGCACTGCCCTGGGCGGGTGACGGCAAGTGTGGTGGTACCGAAGTAGCTTCTACCGCTGCTACCCTGGCCAATGCACAAGTGGGCGAAAGCAGCTTGCTCAACATCCCTAAAGTTGTGGCTGCGGTGTATCCCAACCCAATTAGAGAAGACTTGACGTTCAACGTGAAGTCTCAGGGTGAGAACCAGATTCAAATCGACCTGTATGATTTGAATGGCCGCAAAATCAGCACCATCACGACAGGTACCGTATACGAAGGTGAAAATTCCATTCAAGCCAAACTTCCATTGGGCTTGGCAAATGGCAATTACATTGCCCGCATCATCGACAAGAACGGTAGTGTATTGCAGAATGTGAAGCTTGTAAAAGTAAACTAA
- a CDS encoding response regulator transcription factor translates to MSTELKKIRVIVVEDEDQTRDLLSVIFSRDKQIELLASFNNAEDAVVNILEHQPDVVIMDIGLPEMSGIAGMVKIKEIFPNMYFIMYTIFEDQSLIDAIVAGADGYILKRESTDALVDAIKTILDGGLVMSSYITRKAMEYFIQKRKQFKQNYSSEEIKLMKALAEGFGNKRIADQEKTTEGAIKQRLYKLFKKAQAKNRAEMVKIYLENIE, encoded by the coding sequence ATGAGTACCGAGCTAAAAAAAATCCGCGTCATTGTAGTAGAGGACGAAGATCAAACACGGGATCTACTCTCCGTTATTTTTAGTCGCGACAAACAAATTGAACTGTTGGCCAGCTTTAACAATGCTGAAGATGCTGTTGTCAACATTTTAGAACATCAACCGGATGTCGTGATCATGGATATCGGTTTACCCGAAATGAGTGGTATAGCTGGAATGGTGAAAATAAAGGAGATATTTCCGAATATGTATTTTATTATGTATACTATTTTTGAAGACCAATCACTTATCGATGCAATTGTGGCTGGAGCAGATGGTTATATTCTAAAACGGGAATCTACAGATGCGTTAGTTGATGCCATCAAAACCATTTTGGATGGCGGTTTGGTCATGAGTTCCTACATCACGCGCAAGGCAATGGAGTATTTTATCCAAAAGAGGAAGCAGTTCAAACAAAACTATTCATCGGAGGAGATAAAGTTGATGAAAGCACTTGCGGAGGGTTTTGGTAACAAAAGAATTGCTGATCAGGAAAAAACCACTGAAGGAGCAATTAAACAACGCCTGTATAAATTATTCAAAAAAGCTCAGGCCAAAAACCGGGCCGAGATGGTCAAAATATACCTGGAGAACATCGAATAA